The genomic region AATCTGATGAAAAAAAGGGTGCCAGATGCTGGAGATTTTTTGGAGTCTTATTTTCTAGGCTTATCATGCCTTGTTTGTTCCGAACAGTTTTACATTCTCATATCGCAGACCAAGGCCTCGCCAAATTTTCAATGGTACCTATTGTTATCCACATCATTTGTTACTTTGACATTGGTcctaatattatataacaaaACTTACCATGACTTCATCAACCTagttcattattattatttatatttaccGGCCTTGTTGATTTGTTTTGTTTGGCTCAAAGTAACATCTGTTCTGATCACAACGTGTACCACTATTGGAATAGGATTTTTAACAACCTTTCTGATCATTGAAGCATGTGTTCACTACTCTTCTAATGCTAAGTTTCTACTTGCATTCGTCGCTGGTTTATTATCAGCAAGGATATTGCCTAGTTTCTGTTGGATTTTGATTGCGAAATATGATTATGAGTCACAATCTAGGTCAGTATCGTTAATATTGAGTATCGCAAGATTCTCTTTCTGTTTAATATCACTATGTATAAAGTTTATGAAGGGCGGGCTTTCATTTGATCAAGTTAAATCCATAGAATTTAAAAGTGATCAATTTTCTTTTGATTTATGTACCAAAGTATTCACTCAATTGTatgaattttattctaGAAGAATCACCAACGATTTGTTCAATGAAAatggaaataataaaatctaTTTGACTATACTTAACTATTTAATGCATTTTTCCCCTATTTTTTGTTTCTTTTTCtctattatattctttttaCCCTTATCTCCGGTTATGGATGCCCATTTGAACAGGAATTCAAACTTCATATACGCTCCTCATGTAATTAGATCATTATCCAGGCTTGAAATTGCCTGTCATTTACTTGGGTTCTACATTGGTATCCTTTTTCCAGCTTCATATAGTGAAAATTTAGCcttttgttttattaatatatttaatattagtattcGTTTCATTATTGAGGGTTGTTTTTCCTTctttctaaaaaattttcctAACATTGGTATTTACTTGATggtaattatatattcgACTTTAAATGGATATGTTTGCTCttacaatttatttgttatcATTAGAAATACTTTTCACAATTGTAAGAACAAAGAATACAATGAATTTGTTTGTTGTGGAGACGAGTTTCTTACTCAATGCTATTGTAGGTATCCAGCAATACTTAATGAGAGGAATGAGTACTATTGTTCGCGAACTGATTTATGTACTTCAAAATTGAAAGTGAATCTTGTGAAGAAAGgttctattaatattacagTCAATTTAACATTTAGTATTGTCtcctttaatttaaatagaTTTTCATGTTCTAAATCGTTCACTGAACACAATAGTTTGGAATATTCTCTTTCTGGATCGAATGCGATTCTTTTGGTACAAAAAGGTGAAAAAACagaaattaatgaaatatgTTCTCAGGTAAAGTGTGATGGGAAGTGTTGTCAGAACCCTTGCAAGACAGAAAAGTGTGGTTGTTTGAGATTATGTGGAAtatatgaaattgaaaCTGTTACAACAAGCACGTGTGATGATTGCCAATTAACTGTAAGAATTGAGGGCAAAAATTGTAATCAATGTTCAGACTGCGCCGGTTCCGGAAGTACCGGGACTTGTTCATGTAGTGTTACAGGTTCTAATTGCTGTTGTATATGTGTCAAATGTTGCAGATGTAACAGTTGTAACCCCCCCTGTAATGGTTGTACTAAATTGTGTTGTTGtgaaaattgtaaaaaattggTTAAAAGTAATCGTACAAGAGTATTCCTATTTTTCAAAACCTTTAATCAGAAATGTTTTATAAGAGAGATAAGCCCAGTTAATACTCCAAATTTTGAGAGAAACCGAAAGCAATTAACAGAATTTTATATAGATAGCATCTTTATATTAGATTGTTGTCATTCCGACATCCAAGTCGACTTACATTGTCGATTTTGTGAAGATCTTTTAAGAATAACTCCTGTCCAATATCCCAGAAAATGGGATAATCCAAAAGTCATTAAGCTTTgcaaaaatattaaacaatgTTGTGAAAAGAAACCAGAAGGTCAATGTTGCTGTACAAATGTTCTTCTTCAAAGGGTAATAGTTGGATATTCTAGCAAAACGGAAAAGTCTGAATATGAAAAATGTAAGTGCCCAGCTAGTTTGGCCAGTTGTAGTTGTTGTCTAACAGGTAAGTGTTGTTGTTGTATTTGTGCCGAATTGAAAATAACACCAGAGAACTCATTTGATACGACGATGAAACCGGTGAAGATCAAACTGATTTCGATTTTCTGgatattatttttcttaatattaattttcacCTACCTTATAATGTCATCTGTTAAAGTCAAAGAATTAAAGTACTATGATTTTAATCCTGTAACATCATATGAGACAATAAAAGAGAAAATTAAGAGGAATAAGCTGAATTCAGCAGATGGAGTAAAACATAGGATAGATGGGTTTTTAATGAATTCAGGTTTGGAGAGTAAAGAATACGATAGCCAATTAGAACATATGATAAAACTATTTGAATGTACCTTTGatccaattaattttacattccTTAGAAATCACCTGGAGGAAGTGTCATTTAAGCTTCTGAACGATCCAGTATTTATTCTTAAGACAAAAATTGAGATGATTAAATGGAGTTGTTGCCTAGgattaatttacacatatGTCATGGAGATGTTCATTAGAATCCAAAttttttttgtaaattggGAGTATGTATGGGAAAAGGAGTACAAATACTATAGAATGAAAATGTCAAATAGAATTAATCAGATTACATATGAGTCTAAGTTTGGAGTAGCGGGTTTGAGTGAATATGGCATTGGACTTAAAGCATACATGTCAATTGCCAAGTCAAGAAAAGATACATGGTCAAGTGCTCTTTACAATTTAGAAAACTATTTGGATCTGTACGAAGGAgaaattgaatttaaagaaaaaCAATTTCCAGAGTCATTAGATGAAAGACTACAGCATTATATTGACATGTGGAACAATAGAATAGGTCACCTTGAGGAGTGGATTGATACagaaattatattcttcGACTGGACAATATTCTTAGAGGATTTTCCAAGCATAAAAACCTGGGTAAACATGTTTGGAAAGTATGTTCAGGGAGCTTTCGATGAAGTTGTGTTTGACGAAAAGAAGTTTAACAAGGGAAccaaaatatttttaattgataaaatcaaataataaattttaaaattatacacacagggatttaaaataatttaatataaaaatatttattgatacacatttttaatttatattccCCATTCATTGCTTCATAATTGATTAATCTATTATAATTCCATAagttatttacatttattatacatactAATATATCTTCTAACATGGTTTCTTATTTCCCATCAACAAAATCTTCAGAAGAGGTGAAAACCCTCTATTTCACTGGAAGTTACTCAAAAGATCTTGCTGAATCCATAACTTCCAAACTTGTGGTGAAATTGACTGATTTTAAACTTTCAAGATTCGCTGATGGTGAAATAAGCTTGGACATGGGTGATGATTTGTTTAACTCAAACGTTGTGATTCTTCACTCTACACAGCCACCTGCAAACGATTCACTCATGGAGCTTCTGCTTATGGTTTCAACGGCCAAAAGGGCAGGTGCAAGCACAATCACTGCCGTTGTGCCATATTTATGTTATTCAAGGCAGACTGATAAACATACCAAAGGCTCTCCAATTTCATCAGTAATCActatttattcatatttaattaaataccatcatatttctaaatttcTTTACAATTTCTAGGCTGATGTTGCCCTTCTTCTACAAGCAGTTGGACTTCAGAGGTTAATCACGCTGGATATTCACTCGGTTGTCTGCTCAGGCTTCTATAATCATACGTTATTTGAATCGCATTTAGTACACTCAGTAGCTGTAAAATACTTTTTGGCTTTAAACCTACACAACGTAGTAGTGGTGGCTCCTGATGCTGGAGCTCAAAAAAGGGCTCTCAATTTCACACAAGAATACAATGCTATTCTGAAGGATAAACCTGAATTGTTGGCAACAACAGCCCTAGTTTATAAAACCCGATCAGAAGCAAACAAAGTGGATTCTGTGTATATAAGTGGATCGGTAGAAGGGATGAACGTTATATTAGTTGATGACATGATTGATACAGCAGGAACAATAGTCAAAGCAGCTGAGTTATTGAAGGAGCGGGGAGCACTGAAGGTGTATGCTTTTGTTACACATGGTCTCTTTTCAGGGCCTGCTATTGAAAGAATTAACAATTCACATTTTGAGAAGGTTGTTGTCACTAACTCGATACAGCAGCCTGAAGCTGTAACTAACTCTTCTAAGGTCGTAGTACTTGACACTTCAGAATTCTTGGCAAATTTGCTAAAGAATCAGCcataaacaaaattttaaaatgaatgtttatgaatttatatGAGATTAAGtgttataaatttatatcagATCAAATGTTCATGATTGTTGAGCTTTAGGGTCGTGGCTAATATAGTAAACTGAAACTTATtgttaaaaaaaattaaaaatagtCAAAAGttgatatataatttaaaaataccgTTATTGCCCCTGATAAACGCGTCCCCGTAAGATTTTACCAAAACTCCGTCGAGATATTCACAAGTGTTCTCCATTGCTAGGTTCATTCTCTCATCTAGACTAGCCAGAGTTCCTAAGAGAAATTTAGATGTAAATAAAGTTGGATTcctaaataataattaccCGTAAAATCAGATCCATTGTTCAGCTTGACAAGGACAGGTTTACGGgtaatactactaatatatGCACTCGGTGAACTATTTTCCATGAATCatagaaataaaatgtaaatttacaGTAAAAATTAGTGTGCTGGGGATCACATCATACGACAACAACTGTTCCTCCTTCTGGCATCcctaaaattgttttataatcaaaaataaaattaaaataaataataatatttattttaataaatatctGTGTAGAGATTAATAACCTCATGAGTTTTGCCGTGCTCTGGGTCATATCGTGGCTTTTTGCGATAAGTTCGTCTAAATTTCCCTGACGATTAATTAGACCATCAAGTGTATCCATCACAATCATTTTCGTCTAAAACCATAATTTTTAAGAAGGTAAATGTGTGAACTCTACCTCGTCGAGTTTTGTTTGAGCGTCCAGAAGTACGTCCCTTTTCCCCTTGTACTTTAACATGAGTGATCTCAATTCAGGATGCCTTAGAGCATCTCCTACGTTATCTCTAACAACGTTTCCAGCAGgctaaattaataaatgattcCATTACATTTGTGATCTTATTAGTTAATGTTACcttataaatttgaatagCTTCGtgtaaaaattgtaaaGCTTGGTATTTTGTACATTCATTATTAACTGCGGCAATGAAAACAAGTTGGTTTGGAGGTGGACAATTGGTCGCCTTTACGTAAAAGGTTCccatattattttccataACAACACCTTTGGACTGATCTGGGAATGCCTCCTGGGCACAAGttctaaattaaattaatttccaaacaataaatatagttacaatactaattatttaatagttttaATCTGGTTATGTATGAATAAAATGAGATTATGaggaaaatataataatgaacAGAAATAAAGTTTATGTGTAAATGGCAATTACCTTGAAACTAGGTCTGTAACTTCTCTGGAGATTTTAGAAATGTACATTGGGAGTGGCGAGAAGTCATATTCTGCTGAAAGTCTGCAAGCTTCTTTAGATGCAAAATGTCTCATGACAACTATGGCATAAATGTGGCATCCTGGCTGATTCTGAGAAGGTTTGGGCTGTTCTGAAGTGGGTTTCTTTGCGGATAAATTATCCACAAAACTATTAAACCAAGTGGCCATTTATATCTTAAAATAGCAAACAAATAGATGTGTCAAAGGGCGACagattttataataaaaatacacTAAAATACAGGGAAATTAaagatataatttaaaaaacatgAAAACAtaagttaataaaataaaaaagtGAGATTCACATCATTTTAGATATTAAGGCATAGGGTCCTCATTCGTACACCCCTATACCAatgattaaaaaatataaaatttaaataaccaatcataaaacattaaaaaatttatttttacaccaataatacataaaattggcaaaatgtgttaaaatCAGCTCTTTTTTGACTCTTCCTTTGTTTTAGTATCAAGGACCctaaatctaataattcCCCAGGAATCTCTAAATTCCAACCcttataattttatgaacctaattttaaagaattttaacttataaaatatgaattatatccttattatttcaaatgtACCATTCTTTGCACACTCTTGCATCTTGCGTGTCgttgttttttattttcccGCCATTTCAGATTGTtttctttaatatttttcctGTGAAATATAAGCAATGTTAGAATCCATTCTTCCTTTAAAGGGAACTTCCAGATCGACTGGTGAACCTCTTTTTCCTGCTGAGATCTTCACTGTatgttattatttctatCGTGTACATTTAATATTCCTTTCATCATCttatttctatttattttttaactaTTCTTCTCCTTCAATCAAACTTTTTATTCAACTACACaactattttaatacagattttattcatttttactTCAGAACTATGATTCCTCTATCACTGGACTTATAAAGTGGAACTTGGACGATTGCGTCTTCGGATTTAAAAGCAATTTCCTCATAGACAAGGttaaaatgtaattatATCAACTTTAATATGACTTGATTACAGGTTACAGGGCAGAGTTCAGTAGATTTACCCCCTTCAAAGGTCGAGCACTCTTTGCAGAGGCCAACCAAAGAGAAGAAAAAGGAAGGCGAGCGTAAAAAGTTAAGGCGTCCAACTTATCCTCCGAGGCTTGCTCAAATGTTTGGTGATGGGACTAATGAGGAAGTTTTTGAGGATCATAGCCATAAGGAAGAAAAGATTGTTAGATCCATTTTCCTTATCCATTTATTTAGTAGAAAATATTCCTTATCCTTCtaattaatagaaaatctagatattttacattataaCATCCCTATTAGTTATTATATTCCTTTTATTCTATTCttatattattctattCTTATCtcattcaaaattttatttcaattATTCAGAGGCCTTCCAAGGAATTGAGGGCAGAACGTGTCAGTGTTTTCCAGGGTAATCTTTACCAGAAAGTTAAAGTGAAGTCTCCTGACAAATCAGGGAAGTTCATAGTTAACTGTAGTGATGATGGGCTGAAACTTGAGATTTCCACGCCTACCAAAAGTGGTGAGGAGCCTGGCAAGGTTGTGAAGGAGCTTCCTGTTTCTCAAGTTAGTCAGGTTAAGACCACTTCCCATAACATTAACCAACTTGAAATCACTGTATCAAATGTAGTATACACCTTCACTTTCAAGTCTCGTGAGGATCGTGAGCGGTGGCAGAACAACTTTGATGAATTTAGAAAGTTTAGTAGACTAATACAATAAAGATTTAACATTCcactaataattttaactcCATCTGGATTTAATTAAACTTAATGTAGTACGTTTATttcaatttaattaaatttctttaCTATCCACTACTAATTTTGGCCTGTCTTTCTGCTGAAATGTCAGCTCGAATTAACCTAATCTGATTAATTACTTCTTCTTTAAACTCAAGGTTACATGCTAGATACTTTTCCTTGGATATCCACTCGTGGTACTCTGGCGAGTGCGGATCTGATGGCCACTGTGTGTAAAAGAGTTCATACCTCTTACTCTGAGCCCACCTTACTGTTCTCTGAAAAAGATCAGGCATAAAATCTTGGTCCCACCTTTTGAACACTATTGATGGACATAACTCTATTCTATCCCTTTCAGACTCCCACATTTTGAGTTGTCTGCACACATTTTCTGGTATGCTGTAGGTGAATGATGAATTAAGTAACGTATTTTCCTGGCTTCCAATTGATGAATTCATACCATTTGGTGACAAGAATCTGATAATCTCTTTTGAGGTAATTCCCGACTTAAATGCTGACTGTACACTCTCTCTAGTTAAAACTCCTACAACCAGATTTGGTGTTCTTGCTTGAAGTTCACACAAATGACTCAAAACACTGATTTGCAGTGGGCTTGCTGTATACACATACACTTTGAAATTACTCTGTACTATGATTCTACTGTCGTTACCTGCCTTTATACTTATATCAAGGTCCTTGCTATTGGGCAGAACACTGTTTGTGTTTGTTTTTCCCACGATATATGATAAATCGTACAAATAGAACTTTTTAGGGTTCTTGTAATAAACTATTCCCAGTTCGTTTAGAAGTCTTAACAGTCTGATTTGGGTCTTTGTTAATCCCTCTGTTGAGAAACAATCTCCACAACTAGCTTGGGACAGTGACAATAAAAGTTCAACTGATTCTGTTACTGTCTTCATGGACGCTTCCTTTAACTCCAAAGATGATTTTTTAGAGTCCTCTGAGCTCCTATTCATTGACTTACAGTTTGTCAGGTACCCGTTATCCAGGTTCTGCAAATGACCAACCAACAGTGACGTCATCTGACTTGTCACGTCCTTCAATAACCAACTCAATGTCTGTCTACTCATCTTCGTTCCTACTGTCTTGGAGCTTTTGTAATTCTTCTTCGCTGGGTCTACCATTCCAAACCTCCTCAATATCTATTAGCGTCGTTaatgtaattatatttaagttacaaatcttaaaataaatacaaaACACGTACCTGTAATAAATCCTGACTTATTACACCTGAATTTTTCGAGAGCCTATTAAACTTGGCTTCTAAATTTTCGATTTTTTTATCGTTTTTGGTTTCATCTGACTGTTTCTTCAGTCTTTTGATTTTCCTCAATATCTTGTTAACCAGCATCGTGCCTTTTCTCGCTTCTGGTGATACAAGAAATAGCAGGATAAAGTCCAACTTTAGTTTCGCGTGTTTCACCAGGTCATCCAGCGTAATAAGACTTTTATTCTTGTTCCTAGGCGTTTCTTCAGTCAATTCTTCAGTCGTATTTTCAACAGCCTTTTCTGCCGTTTTACTTACGTGATCTTCTGTGACAGTATCATGATATGAATTGTTAGAATTTTTGGTCGGTTCTTTTGTTTTTGTTGATGAAACCAAAATAGATTCAAGTTTAACTAACTCGtatgaatatttataacTAGAATCATCTGATAGGAGTGTCACGAatccatttttaaaacCATCATTGAGCTTATACTGTTGTTTTTCGTCATTTGTCGTGTTTTCTAACActgtaataattttgtatgATTGTAATAATGTAAGTGAGTGCTTCAAGTCTGCTATTGAGTGGGCACGCATCCATAGTCTGAGTGGCTTTTCGCTTATTGACTGGTCAATGTACAATAATCtgaatataattaactttTCCAATTCTCCTAGACTTCTAAACAGTGCTACTAGGCATGCTTTAACTCGAAATAATCTTTCCCATACTTGTTCATCTAATTCTTTGagataattaaaaaaattctCTTCAATTATTGACTGAGCTTCAGATTCTTCTTCTTCTGTTTGGTCATTTTCGAGAACTTCAGACattaaaacataaaattcTATGTTaacttttattaattctatgATACAATGGttatttaatgtgtattatGAAATATGTGAGAATATTGTTATTTAAAGTCACAA from Theileria annulata chromosome 1, complete sequence, *** SEQUENCING IN PROGRESS *** harbors:
- a CDS encoding U6 snRNA-associated Sm-lke protein, putative (Tap821d03.p1c.cand.14 - score = 9.91;~SMART Sm (SM00651) at aa 8-72, E()=1.37e-09), whose product is MENSSPSAYISSITRKPVLVKLNNGSDFTGTLASLDERMNLAMENTCEYLDGVLVKSYGDAFIRGNNGIFKLYINF
- a CDS encoding uncharacterized protein (Tap821d03.p1c.cand.13 - score = 18.17;~SMART 1 transmembrane domain, at aa 217-239;~1 probable transmembrane helix predicted for TA16720 by TMHMM2.0 at aa 217-239), whose protein sequence is MATWFNSFVDNLSAKKPTSEQPKPSQNQPGCHIYAIVVMRHFASKEACRLSAEYDFSPLPMYISKISREVTDLVSRTCAQEAFPDQSKGVVMENNMGTFYVKATNCPPPNQLVFIAAVNNECTKYQALQFLHEAIQIYKPAGNVVRDNVGDALRHPELRSLMLKYKGKRDVLLDAQTKLDETKMIVMDTLDGLINRQGNLDELIAKSHDMTQSTAKLMRLLISTQIFIKINIIIYFNFIFDYKTILGMPEGGTVVVV
- a CDS encoding uncharacterized protein (Tap821d03.p1c.C.cand.84 - score = 13.21;~SMART pfam:PH (PF00169) at aa 133-233, E()=5.50e-03); translated protein: MLESILPLKGTSRSTGEPLFPAEIFTNYDSSITGLIKWNLDDCVFGFKSNFLIDKVTGQSSVDLPPSKVEHSLQRPTKEKKKEGERKKLRRPTYPPRLAQMFGDGTNEEVFEDHSHKEEKIRPSKELRAERVSVFQGNLYQKVKVKSPDKSGKFIVNCSDDGLKLEISTPTKSGEEPGKVVKELPVSQVSQVKTTSHNINQLEITVSNVVYTFTFKSREDRERWQNNFDEFRKFSRLIQ
- a CDS encoding uncharacterized protein (Tap821d03.p1c.C.cand.82 - score = 29.23;~SMART 11 transmembrane domains at aa 12-31, 41-61, 68-90, 94-113, 126-148, 158-180, 237-259, 279-301, 308-325, 340-362 and 764-786;~11 probable transmembrane helices predicted for TA16735 by TMHMM2.0 at aa 12-31, 41-61, 68-90, 94-113, 126-148, 158-180, 237-259, 279-301, 308-325, 340-362 and 764-786;~Signal anchor predicted for TA16735 by SignalP 2.0 HMM (Signal peptide probability 0.004, signal anchor probability 0.936) with cleavage site probability 0.001 between residues 37 and 38); its protein translation is MKKRVPDAGDFLESYFLGLSCLVCSEQFYILISQTKASPNFQWYLLLSTSFVTLTLVLILYNKTYHDFINLVHYYYLYLPALLICFVWLKVTSVLITTCTTIGIGFLTTFLIIEACVHYSSNAKFLLAFVAGLLSARILPSFCWILIAKYDYESQSRSVSLILSIARFSFCLISLCIKFMKGGLSFDQVKSIEFKSDQFSFDLCTKVFTQLYEFYSRRITNDLFNENGNNKIYLTILNYLMHFSPIFCFFFSIIFFLPLSPVMDAHLNRNSNFIYAPHVIRSLSRLEIACHLLGFYIGILFPASYSENLAFCFINIFNISIRFIIEGCFSFFLKNFPNIGIYLMVIIYSTLNGYVCSYNLFVIIRNTFHNCKNKEYNEFVCCGDEFLTQCYCRYPAILNERNEYYCSRTDLCTSKLKVNLVKKGSINITVNLTFSIVSFNLNRFSCSKSFTEHNSLEYSLSGSNAILLVQKGEKTEINEICSQVKCDGKCCQNPCKTEKCGCLRLCGIYEIETVTTSTCDDCQLTVRIEGKNCNQCSDCAGSGSTGTCSCSVTGSNCCCICVKCCRCNSCNPPCNGCTKLCCCENCKKLVKSNRTRVFLFFKTFNQKCFIREISPVNTPNFERNRKQLTEFYIDSIFILDCCHSDIQVDLHCRFCEDLLRITPVQYPRKWDNPKVIKLCKNIKQCCEKKPEGQCCCTNVLLQRVIVGYSSKTEKSEYEKCKCPASLASCSCCLTGKCCCCICAELKITPENSFDTTMKPVKIKLISIFWILFFLILIFTYLIMSSVKVKELKYYDFNPVTSYETIKEKIKRNKLNSADGVKHRIDGFLMNSGLESKEYDSQLEHMIKLFECTFDPINFTFLRNHLEEVSFKLLNDPVFILKTKIEMIKWSCCLGLIYTYVMEMFIRIQIFFVNWEYVWEKEYKYYRMKMSNRINQITYESKFGVAGLSEYGIGLKAYMSIAKSRKDTWSSALYNLENYLDLYEGEIEFKEKQFPESLDERLQHYIDMWNNRIGHLEEWIDTEIIFFDWTIFLEDFPSIKTWVNMFGKYVQGAFDEVVFDEKKFNKGTKIFLIDKIK
- a CDS encoding phosphoribosyl pyrophosphate synthetase, putative (Tap821d03.p1c.C.cand.83 - score = 23.41;~SMART pfam:Pribosyltran (PF00156) at aa 149-294, E()=8.10e-24), which codes for MVSYFPSTKSSEEVKTLYFTGSYSKDLAESITSKLVVKLTDFKLSRFADGEISLDMGDDLFNSNVVILHSTQPPANDSLMELLLMVSTAKRAGASTITAVVPYLCYSRQTDKHTKGSPISSADVALLLQAVGLQRLITLDIHSVVCSGFYNHTLFESHLVHSVAVKYFLALNLHNVVVVAPDAGAQKRALNFTQEYNAILKDKPELLATTALVYKTRSEANKVDSVYISGSVEGMNVILVDDMIDTAGTIVKAAELLKERGALKVYAFVTHGLFSGPAIERINNSHFEKVVVTNSIQQPEAVTNSSKVVVLDTSEFLANLLKNQP
- a CDS encoding TFIIH subunit, Tf2b (Tap821d03.p1c.cand.12 - score = 45.77;~SMART pfam:Tfb2 (PF03849) at aa 27-514, E()=5.80e-14); the encoded protein is MSEVLENDQTEEEESEAQSIIEENFFNYLKELDEQVWERLFRVKACLVALFRSLGELEKLIIFRLLYIDQSISEKPLRLWMRAHSIADLKHSLTLLQSYKIITVLENTTNDEKQQYKLNDGFKNGFVTLLSDDSSYKYSYELVKLESILVSSTKTKEPTKNSNNSYHDTVTEDHVSKTAEKAVENTTEELTEETPRNKNKSLITLDDLVKHAKLKLDFILLFLVSPEARKGTMLVNKILRKIKRLKKQSDETKNDKKIENLEAKFNRLSKNSGVISQDLLQILRRFGMVDPAKKNYKSSKTVGTKMSRQTLSWLLKDVTSQMTSLLVGHLQNLDNGYLTNCKSMNRSSEDSKKSSLELKEASMKTVTESVELLLSLSQASCGDCFSTEGLTKTQIRLLRLLNELGIVYYKNPKKFYLYDLSYIVGKTNTNSVLPNSKDLDISIKAGNDSRIIVQSNFKVYVYTASPLQISVLSHLCELQARTPNLVVGVLTRESVQSAFKSGITSKEIIRFLSPNGMNSSIGSQENTLLNSSFTYSIPENVCRQLKMWESERDRIELCPSIVFKRWDQDFMPDLFQRTVRWAQSKRYELFYTQWPSDPHSPEYHEWISKEKYLACNLEFKEEVINQIRLIRADISAERQAKISSG